The sequence below is a genomic window from Terriglobia bacterium.
CGGATCCGCGACCGTATCCGCCATCTGCTGGACCAGCTGGTGCGTCAGTATCTGAGCAGCCTTGGCACGATCTCTCTTTGCCTGGGACGTGTCCGAAGCATCCGCCGGCACCTGGCGGCTCTCGAGTCCATCGGAGTTGGCAAAGATGCCGTTGATGTAATTCTGCAGAGACTTCGGAATTTCCCTGCTCCCGTAGATGACCGCTAGCCCGCTCGCACGCGACTCCAGCTGCGCCTCGATGTTTTCGTACGTGCCTTGGTAACGTTCAAGCACGCGGGCGATGCGTTCGTGATTGGTGGTGAAATCGGTCGCACGATTGTATGCGAACACAGCCACGCGATCCCGCGGCAGCAAGTCTGCGCGAACCCAGCGGATCAGGTTTTCCAGGTTTTTGAAGCGATGGTGCCGGCCGCGCCCCATCAGGATGAGAAAGGTGCGGGCTGTTTGCGGCGTGATCCCGGTAGGAGAAACCTGTTGCGGGGTGGCGGTCGGCGCCGGCTCTGGTGCGGCGTTCGTAAAGGTCTGCACCGAGAAGTGGCGGATCTCCTGCTCGCGCCCATTTTCGAAGATGCGGAACTCTTCCTTCTTCAGATCGGCCACCGGGCGATCGAGCCGGTCGGTGACGATCACATCTACCGGAACCAGGCGCACGCGGACCTGGATGGTTCCGGCCTGAGGGGGTCGCTGCTCCTGGGCCCGGGTCTGGACCTGCGCGGCCGGCGCATGGGAACCGCGAGCGGACAATCCCATGGTGAGAAGGAGAGCGGAGCCGACAACCGTGATCGGGATTGGTATCAATCGGCGCATGTATCCATGTCTCTGCACTGCGGTTTTACCGGCTTATGGCTGTCTGTTTTCCGCCTCATCCTATCACAGGCAACTGTTTCCGCAACCGCTTCTCCAAGATGTCGAGCTCAGAGATCTCAGGATAGTCGGCAGCCAGATGCGACAATCGGATCAACACCTCTCAACACCACCTCTAACAGCCAAAGACTCTGAGAAACACGATCCTGCGGGGACCGGGCTCTCAGCTTCGTTTCGAGACAATTCCAGGCCTGAATCCATGTCAATTCCAGTCAATGGCATCGATCGCGACCTGCATTTCTATCGCCGCCGGGCCGGAGTATCAAGCGAAAAGGGAACATTCCGTTTATCCGCGGCCAAAGCGCGGATCCCTGCGGGGCGGCAAAACCTCCCGCGTGCCGGCAAGATCAATACTGTCGTTGTCCGTTTGCGTTTTTCGGCGTCCAGAGATTATACAGGGGGGCGGACCGCCGCGCGGCCACGACACTCGAAGTCCTCAGGTAGCTCTCCGCCCAGCCGGAATAAGCGGCCAATTCCCTGGATTTTTGAAACGCGGAGATCGCTTTGTCCATCAGATTTTTCTGGTAATAAGACATCCCGGCATGGAAGTAGGCCAGTCCCATGGCCGGGTCCAGTTCCACAGTCCTCTCGTCTGCCAGCAACTCGATTTTCAAGTTGTCCACGATGGCCGTCGAGATCTCGTCCTGGATGGCAAAAATGTCCTCCATTTCGCGGTCAAATTTCTCCGACCAGAGGTGATAGCCATCTTCGATGCTGATCAGCTGGGCTGTGACGCGCAGTTTCGTTCCAGCCTTGCGAATGCTCCCCTCGAGAACTGAGTCGACGCTCAGCGTCTTGCCGATTTCTCGAACATCGATGTTCTTCCCCTTGAAGGCGAACGCGGAGGTCCGCGCCACAACGCGCAAATCCCTGATGTGCGTCAGGGCATTAATCAGCTCCTCTGCTATGCCGTCGCAGAAATATTCCTGGTCCTTTTGAGGACTCATATCCACGAAGGGGAGAACCGCAATGGACGGATGGCGAGCCTTGAGAGTAGCTTTCGCCTGAGAGCCAGGCGCATCCTGCCGACTGACAGATCGCAACGCCCCAATCAGGCCGGCAGCATCCTGGTACCGGTTTCGAGGATCCTTCTGGAGGCATTTGTGGAGGATCATCTCGATCTCGGCAGTCTCCGACGGCCGGAAAGAAAAGCTGTCAACGAGGCAATTTCAGCAGGTACGCCTCATTCATTTACTGAAGCTGGGGCACCGGAAAACTCCTAAGCAATTTCCAGACGAGAATCATGCTTCCATCGGTGTCGAACCGGGTTACTCGAAAAGCCACCAGCAAGTCCGATCTCCCGTAACAGACCGAACGCAGTACGTAGGTATTCTGAGCCGCATTCATGCGATCGATGTAGCGGTACGATCCTATTGAAAATCCAGCTCCGGCGCGCTGTTGTTGGACTCGCGCATCCGATAGATTCGTTGGTGCAGCGAACGAGGCAAGGTATTGCACTGCCGGATCGTCCAGCGTGACTCCGTCAATCGACATATTTCCAAGGCTGGCCAAAAACCCGAAATCCGCGCCCGCGAAGCCGACGCTCAGATAGCCCTGTTCAAGCCCGATATCCGATCCATAGCCGTACTCATGAGTCAGTCGAGCGAATGAATAGTACGCTCCGCCACCTCGGATCGTCAGATGGCCATCATAGGTTTCCCTGGGAAGCAGTCGAATCAATCCAGTCTGAGGCTGGCTGAGAAAGCCGGCGAATGATGCCAGGTCCTCCGCTGAGGGAGGGAGGAGCTGATCCCCCAGGTTCAGCGATTGCTGAAGGAGCGAGTTGTACTGATTCAGAAGGCTGCCGCGATCATCCGCAGGCTCGCTGCGCCCGGGTAAAACCGGCGCGATAGCAAAGTTCTGGCCCTCAAATGCCAGCGTTGTCACATAGAACGGCGACGATCCGGACAGCTCGATCGATCCGTCCAGAGAGGCCACCTTCTCAAAACCGGGGATCTGATTGACATACAGTGCCACCTGTCTGTGCGCCTCCATTGGGAATGTCGAAGGCGGCCCCGCAGGATTGCCGTCTTTATCCAGCAGCCGGAAGATGATTGTGTTTGAGAAGTCGGGATTCAACAGCGCAATTGCGGTGCTCCGGGCGTCGGGGACGAGTAGTGTGGCCATCCCAATCGGAAATGAGGGAAGAACTGCGGCCCGGCTCGCAAGCCCATTGCTCCCGGCAAGTTTAATGGTCTCGGTCACCCCGACGGGGGGGCTCGACGTGATCTTGACATATCCAGTCTTCACCGTACTGCCTGCTCCAAGGGTTCGGAGGGAAGTCGAGCCGTAGCCGTTGAGGGAAAGGTGAAATGTATCGCTTGTTCCTTGGTCGGTTGTCAGAGTAAGTCGATACCCGTCTTTGTCAAGAATCTCTACGTCCACCGAGGTCGGCCCCAAGCCATAACCGGTGAAATACCACGTGGTGCTGTAGCCGCCGCCGTCGGCAAGCTGCGGGAAGTACTGTACCTGCTGCTCGCTTGCCAAAGCAGGAGATGGAACGTAAAGAAGCAAGGCCCCCAAAAGCGGCACTGTTCCCGAGAGTTTCATTTTTGACCTCCAGAGGTACCGATGGTAATAACGACGATACATCCATCAAACCGGGTGTAGCAATCTATTCAAGTCTCTCACCGGCGAGTGGCAGCATTTCGTGGCGATCGATTTTGACCAGATCGCGGCCGGACGCCTAAGCTCTTGCGAAGTCGATGAAGCCTCTTTCGGCGTCGGTAGCGACCAGCCTGACCCGCACCTCTTTCCCAACCTTCAGCCCTTCGAACCCACTCACCAGTCGTCCCTCGACCGGCGGCTTTAAGACCCGCACCCATGTCCCCTTTTCGGCGGTGGCGGTGACCAGGGCATGGAAATGCTGGCCGATCCGCGAATGAAGAAGGAGCGCAGCCGCGGACTTTCGAACCTGCCGCTCAATCTTGTTGGCGTCGCTTTCCTTCTGCGTGCAGTGCGATGCCAGGGCTTGCAGCCTGCCATCGTCATACGGGACCGGGTGTCCGGCCATTGCAGCCTTTAGCAGCCGCTGAATGACAAGATCCGGAAAGCGCCGATTTGGAGCCGTCGAATGCGTGTAATCCTTCACCGCCAGTCCGAAGTGGCCGATTGGAGGGTCGCCGGGATGCCCCACGACGTACTCTCCTTTGCCCAAGAGCTTGACGATGACCAGCGAGAGGTCGGGGAAGCGGAGAGGATCGGCCTGTGCGCGTTTTGCGAGGAAAGCCTGCAGTGCTTTCGAGTCAGGTTCCGCGGGGAGGGTCTCCCCCAACTCCGAGGCAACTTCAACGATCCGTGGCCAGTTCTCAGGCGAGCGCACGGCGCGCCGGAAGGACGGAAAAACTCTCTGTTCAAGGTAACGGGCCGCCGTTCCGTTGGCTGCGACCATGAGGTCTTCGATCAGCTGCCTGGCCCGGTTGAGCTTATCGAGCTTGAGATCCACAACCATGTCGGCATCGAAGACGGCCTGCGGCTCAAGCGTCTCCAGCAGGATCGCGCCCCTCTCATGTCGCAGCTGCTGCATCCTCTGGGCAACCGCATCCTGAGTGCGGATTTGGTCTTCCATGCCCCGAACGCGGCTGACTGGTTCGGGAGCGGGAGCGTTGCCCTCGAGCCAGGCCGCCACACTGTCATACGCGAGCTTGGCCCGGTTGCGCACCATTGCCCGGTAAACGTCGGATGCATTGATCGAACCATCCGGGGCAACGATGAACTCCACCACTATCGCCAGGCGGTCTTGCTGGTCGGCGAGGGAGGTGAGATTGGTTGAGAGCTTTTCCGGGAGCAT
It includes:
- a CDS encoding RNB domain-containing ribonuclease; this translates as MSRPRHRAELRRIAHQAMIDRGLQPDFSPAALAELDRITGPIEQDGGAVRDLRDLLWASIDNDSSLDLDQLSVCEKLPGGAVKILVAIADVDATVKEGSLIDQHAEQNTTSVYTPAEIFPMLPEKLSTNLTSLADQQDRLAIVVEFIVAPDGSINASDVYRAMVRNRAKLAYDSVAAWLEGNAPAPEPVSRVRGMEDQIRTQDAVAQRMQQLRHERGAILLETLEPQAVFDADMVVDLKLDKLNRARQLIEDLMVAANGTAARYLEQRVFPSFRRAVRSPENWPRIVEVASELGETLPAEPDSKALQAFLAKRAQADPLRFPDLSLVIVKLLGKGEYVVGHPGDPPIGHFGLAVKDYTHSTAPNRRFPDLVIQRLLKAAMAGHPVPYDDGRLQALASHCTQKESDANKIERQVRKSAAALLLHSRIGQHFHALVTATAEKGTWVRVLKPPVEGRLVSGFEGLKVGKEVRVRLVATDAERGFIDFARA